In Sesamum indicum cultivar Zhongzhi No. 13 linkage group LG1, S_indicum_v1.0, whole genome shotgun sequence, the sequence AGAGGTTGCCAAAATTTCTGCTGTTACCTTTCTTGAACTTAGGGCTAACTTTCTGTAGAAGTCCAACAAGGGATGTTGCTTCTGATGCAGCTTTATGTGGCCTTGGATCAAGAATATTCCCTGTGCTCGAGTTAACGTAGAAGGCTTTTGTTGTGCCCGtgatacaatatttatttccttccagtGTTACCACATCCAAATAAATCAAGTCTCCACAAAGCCTGATGAAACAAGATAACATTCAGTAGATTAGCATGATCTTATGCCAACAAActaaacaaagaaaacaaaatagacAAATTGGAAGGGAAAGGTTACAGGAAGaacaaaattttctaacataTGAAGATCATTGAAAACAACCTTCTGTGGCTTGGAGGAGGATTGAATGAAGAGAAAACAATACTTTCTACACACTTAATCTCTTTGGATGAGGGCGACAATAAGTTAGTGAGTGAGCCACTAACATTCTCCATAAACCCCAAATTATCAAGTTCTGGGACTTCAGCTTTTGCAGCATCTGCCATACAGACATAGCAGGACGGAGTTACAATGTTTCTCAAAAGAAGTATCCAAgcaggaaaaaacaaaataaagagaaaagtaaacgagaaacaaaaaaaacaaaacagtaAGCAAGCCAAGATAAAATGGCAAATCACAACCTCCAGTATTTGCAGCAGCAGGTTTCCCCGCTTCATGTTGTAGGGCAAGCATTGTGGACAAAGAGGAATGTAATGTTGAAAGAGAAAGCAACTCTCTAGTTCGGTGAACATGAGCCCTGATGGACCGATCATCGTATAATGCTGCAAGGGATAGCCGCAAGTTAGTCTATGAGCAAAAGTCACAAAAATGTCATGTTAAACATTATACTGAACTTTATTCTCTTTCACAAAAACTGCCTCTTGCAGCATATGATGCATATAGGTGgtgcaataaaatcaatgaatGATTCATGAGAGCACCCTCGTCCATGCCGTTTCACTGAAGGGCATTCACAGACTACCAGTAATATGAAAATGGTCAATTCTACGCAGTTGAGTATCTCAGGGAGGAGCAACCAAGTAAAGAGGATTAAGCTTACCAGCAATCATCTCCAAAGAGCAGCTGTCACTCGTAATATCAGCAACTTCAGATATTTCATTGTAGTCTTCTAGATGATGAACTGAACCATCCTTTGTGTGTAGTAACAGATCATAACAAGTAAAATAACATGTCTCTGGGGCATCAAGAAGAAACTGCCTCACGTCCATTACAGAATCTCCAGGACTCAACTGCAGAAGGAAATTAGTTCAAATCCATGGATCAGCAGTTCAAAAACTTGCTAAGGCACAGAAAGAAGTATCAAGACCAgcagataattaattaaaaactatagcCATGGAGTTCTGGATCAGCTGACTGATAGGAAAACATCGGAAACAAGATGAAGCATAGCAAAGATTCACATGTTTCATGTTCCCAAACTATCAATTAACTCATAGTCTCAGCTTACCTGCAGCTCGAGCTTCTCCCCTCCTTGTGTCTTCACAGAGACAGGATAAAGATGAACATCAGCTGCCATAAGAAGGATATACTAATCATTATGTGTATGTTAACGTGTGATGTGAAATGCATGTTAACGTATGTTTATGCTCCATGCATGAATATGTCCACATATTTCCGAAATCagatttaaaattgataagcatcagtaagaaagaaaaagctgGAGAGGAAGAAACTTTTTCAACCTCGTGTGCATTCAATAGTTTGATCTTGATAACGAAATGAGTATCACAGAATCAAGTGGTTCTTGCAAACAGTAGCAAGCAGGCAACTAGAGATATAGGAACCAGAGAGCCAGTAAACCTTAGCAACAGATAGCACAAATGTATCTATCAAATGgcacaataaataaaaggaagtAAACTGAAGATAGTAACAAATGATGGgcattagtatttttatcaaaatcaacaggtttaatattattttgtaagtttttgGCCAAAAAATCAGGAAGAAGGACGATTATAGTCAGAATTTTagtgagaaaataattaaaaacatttatttaacaaattgtGTTACATAATAgcaagaaaattttagttatgaaTGATATTTCCACCATAACAAATTAATCGACAATTTACCAAAGTTTCAAgtagaaaaacacaaaaaacgTAATTGACGGACAGAGAAACTGGCACATTTTAGGGTTTCACTTCAGGTTTGGttatttcttattaaattaaagcCCAGCCATGCTCCTTCATGCTAGGTTTCAGCCAAGCGCATGGCGTGCCAGGCACCCCAGAAAAAGGCGCTGTAGTGCGCACCATGGCTGCGCCAGGCAAAGGCCCAGCCATTTCTGGAGAAAGGCGCTGACCTCTTGACTTTTGCCCGAGGCGCCCTGGCGCATGCCATTTATGACTATGCCTTGCATATCTAATTGAGGACAagctaattatttaaattacagCTACCAACAGGGCGGAAAATGACATTTCCTGATTTTACCAAAGAAACAcataaacacaaaaattagCACCCACAACAGAACAatgaaaaagaccatcaacacgaaaaagaaaaaaaacaaattacaaacaGAATGCACTAGCCAGATATTACAGTTCACTTAACGAAGAAATGTGATATTAAACACACAGATCAGGAACTTGGGAAGGGAAAATAAGAagatatattagaaaatttaatttgatagaAAACTTTACAGTCAATTCATTCGTCCATGCAACCAaacataatcataattattttctacttCACATGCTAAGAAATGGACTCAAAGCATGAACtgtttatcaaaattttacgagTTGActacagaaaatattttgcaaatttcttATCTGCCTACTAAAAATGGGTATAAGTATATAATGAATCAAATGCAGCTGAACTTCATTATTCTATAAACAGATGGAGCAAAAATGAACACCATAAATTCCACTTCCACCTTGTTTAGCCGGATGCTGGTTGGATGCATTATCCTGGTCTTTCACCTCTGACTTTGTGTCATTGGATTCGTTCAAGCTCGTATCTCCATTAGCGTGTATGGCGCTGGAACTACCATTTGAGGGAGCATCAGAAGAGACAGAGTGCTCTGATGAATTGACAGACTGCTCCGATGAACTAAAAGCACTTTGCTGCAACCCTTTACGATTCCTCCCCCTATTTGACTTTCCCGCCATTTTTATCTGTTGTGTCGAGAAATACACCCAgtaagaattagaaaaaataaaatccacgGACCCAGCTAAGAGTCATTTATTTCAgccctaaaaaattaaatgcatgatcaagaaaaagaaaatgtgcaCATTTTGGGTCATTGAGGTCAGACACTGTGTTGCCCTTGGATCAAGAAAATACCATGATATAGgagaaaaaacaataatgaaCTGAGCATAACGGCTCAAACTTTCCCTAATCCCGTAATCCACAATCTTTTCACCAACTTCCAAGTAATAAACCATTTTAAACTAAACTAAATACATCAACATCTTTGGCTCTCTCGGACAAACTGCAAACATTTCAGATTTTCAAAGCACTAGAAAATGAATTCAAGTGTAAGCCCATAACCAAGTCAAATGGGTTATGTCTAACATCAGCAAAAATTCAGCacataaaaaggaaatataaCAACAAATGAACCCCAGGTAATCATCCGATGAAAATCCACAAgctttattaaaatcatagCATAAAGAACAATCACTTTCGAGTCGGCTAACCACCAAAAATCCCTCGCTATAAACAAAAACATAGGTGCATAAAACATGTAAAATACGCAAATGCAGAGAAGTATACAGAAATCTCATAAATAATCGTGTGATGAAATTCAAAGCCGGCAAGCGTGGTGGTTCAATCGTTTGTATTAACTGTACTACCTGTGGAAAACGGCGAGAAGCGCAGGGTTACTGTTTGATTGTATTGTCAGTGAGTGTGCGGTGTGTGGTGTTTTTGGGGTTCTGAGGGCTGGGGTTTTATGGAGGCAGGGGAGAAGGAAGGAGTAGAGAGACAGAGTGGTTGAGGGACGGCGGATTTTTTGACCCGTTTTATAGTAACCCATTTTCNNNNNNNNNNNNNNNNNNNNNNNNNNNNNNNAgtttagttttttttccttttttttttttggtctaaattaaaaataaaaatagattttttatgtctttctttatttataattttaaatataatgtgttaaaatataattttgtgcttataattaatttaaaatataaaaaaattatttattataggcACACTGAGACGACGTGCCGAGACcgctaattataaaaaataattcttataatttgcttcatttgttaaagaaaatctttatgacattttcttttattcatattatacAAAAGTCGACACTCTTCCAATGCAGTGCTACATTGCTACTctagttatttttttgttaatttctcTTGCATCAAACGTTACGTCATTTAAAATGAATGTCTCTATCGATCTCTtgtttcttattattattcacTCTAATCCCTTATCTTTCAAATGTGTCGTAATAGTCTTGTATCTTTTAAATGCACTGAAATAGTCCGTTATctcctaaatataattgattaaggtCTCTagcaattaaattttatggaaactaaattacaattgaaataatatatgaatacaaataataattttgcatatattttcaaaacgTCATAGCGAAATGTATGTGGAAAAAACACTGTGAAAATAagcactatgtttgttttcatttccaacttattttcgagacaagtcaaaaacatacccaatgtttgccatcatttttaactgttttagcataaaaaatacatatatatatatacacacacatatacataaatatatataaaaaaggcatgatttgacaatgaatagtaatttttgtctcccaaaatacaatattaaacatataatacttattttaaattatctccaaatacatgatttgacaatgaatagcaatttttgtctcccaaaacacaacattaaatatataatacttattttaaattatctcaaaaaacaaatccaaacatacatactatctctaacacacacttatttatctttatttttctctctctatttccacaaaacaaaacaaaacactcagaaaacgaATCAAAACATTATAAAGGTGTATTAAACTTATGAAACTCGTCCATTAACTGCTCATACGAAACATTGAAAGCATGTATAACCACATAgtattccaaataattaatcaacatagtcttaacaaagaaaagaacacttaatttatatatatatatgccatGTGTATCTAATGATCCTACAATGAAATTAAAGTCCATCtttatgtataaaatcttttagaATTATGGAAACATTTAATCAAActctattattataaattacagaacTCACATATGAATTAGGTGATCTTTTGCTTGACCAAATGTATActaaaaactatataaatattataattatactttttcaatCAATTGAATTAACTAGATACATTAAGATCATATAGTAGCGTGACACAATTAAGGACTCGTGTCTATTTGAGTCATGTCAAAATTGAAtcaattgacaatttttatcACTATAAATATCATTGTAATAAATGATATTACACTTACTTATGTAGTAATTaggtatataattattaagtcCAAGCTAAAAGAACAAGTTGTATTATGAAAGaagattaatatatttattgctgctaatatatataagttcataaaaaatattgacatataatatcaataacgTCGCGacgaatatattaaaacatttatgtttgactttatgaaattattaataacaaattattataaataaagtcgatatattcaattttcttaaaataggTATTGCTATTATGTCTATAATTACTCGAATATTACGGTTAAGGGAACAAAAgtatcataaaataaagaatgtaattatcagaattcaaataataattgttcctcaaattcaaaatttggacCCTCAAATCTTATTCGCCAATTTACAGCCCGAAGCGGGAAAATGAAAACCCACACGTTATCTTACGTGTCAAATCCTCACTGGCTCCCACAGCATAACGCGGATAATCAGCAAACTTTCTCCAATCTCCACCGTCCCATCTATTCACTATCAACGGCCAATCCTTACCCTCTAACCCCCCACGTTCATCTTGAAAAATTTCCCCTCCCGCTTGTTCTCTCCTTTAGGCTTTATATAAACACATACCGCCACCTGCTGCACTCACTCCATTCATTCTCAGCAATCCAATTTATAGATACAGATTTTCCCTGTCTCTATTTCCCTCTTGATTCTTCCATCATTATCTCTTCAGATGGCTCGTACTAAGCAGACTGCTCGCAAGTCCACCGGAGGCAAGGCCCCGAGGAAGCAGCTGGCCACCAAGGCCGCCAGGAAGTCCGCCCCCGCCACCGGTGGAGTCAAGAAGCCTCACCGCTTCCGCCCTGGAACCGTTGCACTCCGTGAGATCCGCAAGTACCAGAAATCCACTGAGCTTCTGATCCGGAAACTGCCCTTCCAGAGGCTGGTTCGAGAAATTGCTCAGGACTTCAAGACTGATCTGAGGTTCCAGAGCTCCGCCGTGGCTGCGCTGCAGGAGGCGGCGGAGGCGTATTTGGTTGGGCTGTTTGAGGATACCAACCTCTGTGCTATTCACGCTAAGAGAGTTACTATCATGCCTAAGGATATTCAACTTGCTAGGAGGATTAGAGGCGAGAGGGCTTAGATGAACTGACATCTGTTAAGACACGGGTTTGGGTCAGTTTGATGGGTTTACTTCCGGGTTGTTTGTGATGTTAGGCCACGCAGTCGGGTTGATCGTGTACATTTGTTCTGCTGTAGTTTCTTTTAGTCAGTAAACCTCTGGTTTAAGTAGCTTTATGAATTTCAATCTCAATTAAATCTGGtttcaattgaattttcaaagtgTTAGACGATTTTTCCTGTTATCTTTCACTGatattaacttttttgttcattttctgCTTTTGGCTGAAAAACGAGCTGTTTAACTCGCAGGCTAGacatttctctttttattggTTTGGTTGCCAGTGTTCTAGCAGAAAAAACCAATATTTTTCTGTGAGTTGCAAGTAATGAGAGAGTATATGATTTGTTAAAATTCACACACCATCCAGAACAGTCTTACATCATgttaaggaaaaatgaaaattaacatCACAACTGAGAAAAAGTTGCAAAAGCAGATGTGGTGATGGGGCTAGGTTTCAAAGCTGTTGTTGCTCAAATCCAAAGCTCCCATGTATTTCACTGATCCGATAGACTTTGGAACTTCACCGCTTAACCTATTATAGGATAGATCCAGCACTGTATAGTAATTTTCCGGGCTGAAGCTATCTGGTAGCTTCCCTTCTAATGAATTTCTGCTCAGATTCAAGTGATTTAGACCAGTGTTGCTGAACAGACTGGCTGGTATCTCTCCCGACAGTTGGTTAGAGTAAAGATTGAGGGTTGATAAAACTGGCATTGACCCGATCTGTTCGGGAATGGAGCCGGATATCTGGTTCATCGACAGGTCCAAATCGGCCATCCTGGAGAGAGCAGCGATTGAAGTAGGCATCGAGCCGCTGAGTTGGTTCCCGCCCATTATGGCCCGGCTCAGCATTTTGAGCTTCCCGATGTCCGATGGGATTTCCCCGGAGAGTTTGTTGTTGCTTATGTCAAGAAGCTTGAGGCTGCTGAGG encodes:
- the LOC105168818 gene encoding histone H3.2, translating into MARTKQTARKSTGGKAPRKQLATKAARKSAPATGGVKKPHRFRPGTVALREIRKYQKSTELLIRKLPFQRLVREIAQDFKTDLRFQSSAVAALQEAAEAYLVGLFEDTNLCAIHAKRVTIMPKDIQLARRIRGERA